The proteins below are encoded in one region of Sulfolobus islandicus Y.N.15.51:
- a CDS encoding ATP synthase subunit A yields the protein MNNGRIVRINGPLVVADNMKNAQMYEVVEVGEPRLIGEITRIEGDRAFIQVYEDTSGIKPNEPVYRTGAPLSIELGPGLIGKIFDGLQRPLDSIKELTKSPFIARGIKVPSVDRKTKWHFIPKVKKGDKIEGGDIIGIVNETPLVEHRILVPPYVHGTLKEIVAEGDYTVEDPIAVVDMNGDEVPIRLMQRWPVRIPRPFREKLEPTEPLLTGTRVLDTIFPIAKGGTAAIPGPFGSGKTVTLQSLAKWSAAKIVIYVGCGERGNEMTDELRQFPSLKDPWTGRPLLERTILVANTSNMPVAAREASIYVGITMAEYFRDQGYDTLLVADSTSRWAEALRDLGGRMEEMPAEEGFPSYLPSRLAEYYERAGRVKTVGKPERFGSVTVASAVSPPGGDFTEPVTSQTLRFVKVFWPLDVSLAQARHYPAINWLQGFSAYVDLVANWWNTNVDPKWREMRDMMVRTLIREDELRQIVRLVGPESLAEKDKLVLETARLIKEAFLKQNAYDDIDAFSSPQKQARVMRLIYLFNTHASRLVERGIPTKKIVDSMGQLLPEIIRSKAAIKNDELNKYDELERKLISVFENLEKEAGT from the coding sequence AGGAGATAGAGCATTCATACAAGTTTATGAAGATACCAGCGGAATAAAACCAAATGAGCCTGTATATAGGACAGGCGCACCGTTATCAATAGAGCTGGGTCCGGGCTTAATAGGAAAAATATTTGATGGGTTACAAAGACCATTAGATTCAATCAAAGAACTTACAAAATCTCCTTTCATAGCTAGAGGTATAAAAGTTCCATCAGTTGACAGAAAAACTAAATGGCACTTTATACCCAAAGTTAAAAAAGGAGATAAGATTGAAGGTGGAGATATAATAGGAATTGTAAACGAAACTCCACTAGTAGAGCACAGAATTTTAGTTCCTCCTTATGTTCACGGCACCCTAAAGGAAATCGTTGCAGAGGGAGATTATACAGTTGAAGATCCCATAGCAGTTGTTGACATGAATGGCGATGAGGTACCAATAAGGTTAATGCAAAGATGGCCAGTTAGAATTCCTAGACCATTCAGAGAGAAGTTAGAGCCAACTGAGCCACTGTTAACTGGAACCAGAGTACTGGATACGATATTCCCAATAGCCAAAGGAGGTACAGCAGCGATACCTGGACCTTTCGGAAGTGGAAAAACGGTTACATTGCAGAGTTTGGCTAAGTGGAGTGCTGCAAAAATAGTGATTTATGTAGGATGTGGAGAGAGAGGAAACGAGATGACAGATGAGTTAAGACAATTCCCAAGTCTTAAGGATCCTTGGACTGGTAGACCATTGCTAGAAAGAACAATATTAGTTGCTAATACAAGCAATATGCCAGTAGCGGCTAGGGAAGCAAGCATATATGTAGGTATAACTATGGCGGAGTATTTCAGAGATCAAGGGTACGATACATTGCTAGTTGCAGATTCAACTTCAAGGTGGGCTGAAGCTCTAAGAGATTTAGGAGGAAGAATGGAGGAAATGCCAGCAGAAGAGGGGTTCCCAAGTTATTTACCCTCAAGACTTGCGGAATATTATGAGAGAGCTGGAAGAGTCAAAACAGTAGGAAAACCAGAAAGGTTTGGTTCAGTTACAGTTGCCTCTGCAGTTTCTCCACCTGGCGGAGATTTCACAGAACCAGTTACGAGTCAAACACTGAGATTCGTAAAAGTATTTTGGCCTTTAGATGTATCATTAGCACAGGCCAGACACTACCCTGCAATTAACTGGCTTCAAGGATTCTCAGCATATGTTGACTTAGTTGCCAATTGGTGGAATACAAACGTGGATCCGAAATGGAGAGAAATGAGGGACATGATGGTAAGAACATTAATTAGAGAAGATGAGTTAAGACAGATAGTAAGATTAGTAGGACCAGAATCTCTAGCAGAAAAGGATAAATTAGTACTCGAGACAGCAAGGTTGATCAAAGAGGCTTTCTTAAAGCAAAACGCCTATGATGATATAGATGCATTCTCATCTCCACAGAAACAAGCTAGAGTAATGAGATTAATTTACTTATTCAACACACATGCTTCTAGATTAGTTGAAAGAGGAATTCCTACAAAGAAAATAGTAGATAGTATGGGACAACTCTTACCAGAAATTATCAGATCGAAAGCAGCAATCAAAAATGATGAATTAAATAAGTATGATGAGTTAGAGAGAAAATTAATTAGCGTCTTTGAGAATTTGGAAAAGGAGGCTGGTACTTAA
- a CDS encoding ATP synthase subunit B: protein MLSVREFSNISMIKGPLIYVQGVTDASYNELVEIEMPNGEKRRGLVIDSQMGIAIVQVFEGTTGVSPTGTKIRMLGRGLEVKISEEMLGRIFNPLGDSLDNGPPVIKGEKRDINGSPLNPAAREYPEEFIQTGISAIDGLNALLRGQKLPIFSGSGLPANMLAAQIAKQATVRGEESNFAVVFAAIGARYDDALFFRKFFEETGAINRVAMIVSLANEPPVMKTLTPKTALTLAEYLAFEQDMHVLAILIDMTNYCEALREISAAREEVPGRGGYPGYMYTDLATIYERAGKVLGKKGSITQMPILTMPNDDITHPIPDLTGYITEGQIVLDRALYNKGIYPPINVLMSLSRLAKDGIGEGKTRDDHKDVSNQLFASYARAVDTRGLAAIIGEDSLSEVDRKYLLFGELFERKFVSQGFNENRDIETTLDIGWEILSVLPESELTNIKTQYIKKYHPNYRGKK, encoded by the coding sequence ATGTTAAGCGTAAGGGAATTTTCGAACATATCGATGATTAAAGGCCCTCTAATATATGTTCAAGGAGTAACAGATGCGTCATATAACGAGCTAGTGGAAATTGAGATGCCGAATGGTGAAAAACGAAGAGGATTAGTTATAGACTCCCAAATGGGTATAGCAATAGTACAAGTTTTTGAAGGAACAACTGGCGTTTCGCCCACAGGTACTAAGATAAGGATGTTAGGAAGAGGCTTAGAGGTGAAGATCTCAGAGGAAATGCTAGGACGTATATTCAACCCATTAGGTGATTCATTGGACAATGGACCACCAGTGATTAAAGGAGAAAAGAGAGATATAAACGGATCACCTCTAAATCCCGCAGCAAGAGAATATCCAGAAGAGTTTATACAAACTGGAATATCGGCAATAGATGGATTAAACGCGTTATTGAGAGGGCAAAAATTGCCAATATTTAGCGGCAGTGGATTACCAGCAAATATGTTAGCCGCACAGATAGCTAAACAGGCAACTGTAAGGGGAGAGGAAAGTAACTTCGCAGTAGTCTTTGCCGCAATTGGAGCTAGATACGATGACGCATTATTCTTCCGTAAGTTCTTTGAGGAGACTGGCGCTATTAATAGAGTTGCGATGATAGTAAGTTTAGCGAATGAACCACCAGTAATGAAAACGTTAACGCCAAAGACTGCATTGACGTTGGCGGAGTACTTAGCTTTCGAGCAAGATATGCACGTCTTAGCAATATTAATTGATATGACAAATTACTGTGAAGCTTTAAGGGAAATTAGCGCTGCAAGAGAGGAAGTACCAGGTAGAGGTGGATATCCCGGTTATATGTATACTGATTTAGCTACTATCTATGAGAGAGCAGGAAAGGTGCTAGGAAAGAAGGGCTCAATCACGCAAATGCCCATATTGACTATGCCTAACGATGATATAACGCATCCAATTCCAGACTTAACAGGTTATATAACCGAAGGACAAATAGTTCTTGATAGAGCTTTATATAACAAGGGTATTTATCCACCTATTAACGTTTTAATGAGTCTATCAAGACTAGCGAAAGATGGAATTGGAGAAGGAAAAACTAGGGACGATCATAAGGATGTCTCAAATCAGCTATTTGCCTCATATGCAAGGGCGGTAGATACTAGAGGACTAGCTGCAATAATAGGCGAGGATTCATTGTCTGAGGTGGATAGGAAATATTTACTATTTGGTGAACTTTTCGAGAGGAAGTTCGTTAGTCAAGGATTTAACGAAAATAGAGATATAGAAACCACATTGGATATTGGTTGGGAGATTCTATCAGTTTTACCAGAATCCGAGTTAACAAACATAAAGACGCAGTACATAAAGAAATATCATCCAAACTATAGGGGTAAGAAATGA
- a CDS encoding V-type ATP synthase subunit D — translation MSQKVLPTKINLIQFRRQLRLITVIKRLLENKREVLLLYLRTYASEYEKIYNEVNEEMKKVYESYLQAVASEGISNIEEIALSQKPSLEVSSSIKVIFGVKVPTIKLDKSTIPSKPFSDVETSPYLSESYEEMTEAFNKIIELVELESTIRSLVSELRKTQRLINSIDNYILPFYRGSIKFIKQILEDRQREEFSRLKIIRRILQRRRESGSG, via the coding sequence ATGAGTCAAAAAGTTTTACCAACTAAGATAAATTTGATACAATTTAGAAGACAACTAAGACTTATTACAGTTATAAAGAGATTATTGGAAAATAAGAGAGAAGTCTTGCTTCTCTACTTAAGAACTTATGCTTCTGAATACGAAAAAATTTACAATGAAGTTAATGAGGAGATGAAGAAAGTATATGAAAGCTATTTACAAGCAGTAGCATCAGAAGGAATTTCTAACATAGAGGAAATAGCTCTTTCACAAAAACCTAGCCTAGAGGTTAGTAGTTCGATAAAAGTAATTTTTGGAGTAAAGGTTCCGACGATAAAATTAGACAAATCCACAATTCCCTCAAAGCCTTTCAGCGATGTTGAAACATCACCCTATTTATCTGAGTCTTATGAAGAGATGACTGAAGCCTTTAACAAGATTATTGAATTAGTTGAATTAGAGTCAACGATAAGATCATTAGTTTCTGAGTTAAGAAAAACTCAAAGACTTATTAACTCGATAGACAATTATATATTACCATTTTATAGAGGATCTATTAAATTCATTAAGCAGATTTTAGAAGATAGACAGAGGGAAGAATTCTCAAGACTTAAAATTATAAGAAGAATATTACAGAGGAGGAGGGAAAGTGGATCAGGATAA
- a CDS encoding ATPase, giving the protein MDQDKYLQILRSSLEEKKSEILKNVNAEYEKLLKNRLNQLDEVKRKVLKELS; this is encoded by the coding sequence GTGGATCAGGATAAATATTTACAAATTTTAAGAAGCTCCCTTGAGGAGAAGAAAAGTGAAATTTTAAAGAATGTAAATGCAGAATATGAAAAACTGTTAAAAAATAGGCTTAATCAGTTAGATGAAGTAAAAAGAAAGGTTTTAAAGGAATTATCATAA
- a CDS encoding ATP synthase subunit c family protein (produces ATP from ADP in the presence of a proton gradient across the membrane; the K subunit is a nonenzymatic component which binds the dimeric form by interacting with the G and E subunits) translates to MKKASLILSVLLPILISGVIAGAQAPSDTAQGFAGINIGAGLAVGLAAIGAGIAVGMAAAAGVGVLTERRDMFGTVLIFVAIGEGIAVYGILFAVLMLFGKF, encoded by the coding sequence ATGAAGAAAGCAAGTTTGATCCTATCCGTTCTATTACCAATATTAATAAGCGGTGTAATAGCAGGGGCACAAGCACCATCAGATACTGCTCAAGGATTTGCTGGCATTAACATAGGTGCTGGATTAGCAGTAGGATTGGCTGCAATAGGTGCTGGAATAGCAGTAGGTATGGCTGCGGCGGCTGGAGTAGGTGTGCTAACAGAAAGAAGAGATATGTTCGGTACAGTTCTAATTTTCGTAGCTATTGGCGAAGGAATAGCAGTGTACGGAATCTTGTTCGCTGTGCTAATGCTGTTCGGTAAGTTCTAA